A genomic stretch from Pithys albifrons albifrons isolate INPA30051 chromosome 28, PitAlb_v1, whole genome shotgun sequence includes:
- the ELK4 gene encoding ETS domain-containing protein Elk-4 isoform X2, with amino-acid sequence MDSAITLWQFLLQLLQEPQNKNIICWTSNDGEFKLLQAEEVARLWGIRKNKPSMNYDKLSRALRYYYVKNIIKKVNGKKFVYKFVSYPEILNMDPLVVGRIEGDPELGGFAEVSSAPKDVENCGKEKAQSCAKSSSRNDYIHSGLYSSFTLNSLNNSSVKLFRSIKIENPAEKLTEKKPQEPTPSVIKFVTMPSKKPPSAPLVSTTSAAPATSTASATPSACPSLPLGSEETLQTLETLVLPKLTVPEAPAPLPSLTSSFTPTPPMSSVSPTLQVPSTPPSPPLSSNPDLDIDTDIESVASQQLEQVQGLQHQSPEPKEQDSSVLEKEFANQLSRSKKPKGLELAPTLVITGSDPSPLGILSPSLPTASLTPALFSQTPILLTPSPLLSSIHFWSTLSPVAPLSPARLQGANTLFQFPSVLNSHGPFTLSGLDGPSTPGPFSPDLQKT; translated from the exons ATGGACAGTGCTATCACCCTGTGGCagttcctcctccagctcctccaagAGCCTCAGAACAAGAATATCATCTGTTGGACCTCCAACGACGGGGAGTTcaagctgctgcaggcagaggaggtGGCCAGACTGTGGGGAATCCGCAAGAACAAGCCCAGTATGAACTATGACAAACTCAGCCGGGCGCTCAGATACTACTACGTGAAG AATATCATTAAGAAAGTGAATGGTAAGAAGTTTGTGTACAAGTTTGTGTCTTACCCGGAGATTCTGAACATGGATCCCCTTGTCGTGGGCCGGATAGAGGGAGACCCTGAGCTGGGTGGCTTTGCAGAGGTCAGCAGTGCCCCCAAGGACGTGGAGAactgtgggaaggagaaggcCCAGTCGTGTGCTAAGTCCTCCAGCCGCAATGACTACATCCACTCAGGCCTCTACTCCTCCTTCACCCTCAACTCCCTCAACAATTCCAGCGTCAAACTCTTCAGGTCCATCAAGATCGAGAATCCGGCGGAGAAGCTGACGGAGAAGAAGCCTCAGGAGCCGACCCCCTCTGTCATCAAGTTTGTCACCATGCCCTCCAAAAAgcccccctctgcccccctggTCTCCACCACCTCAGCAGCCCCCGCCACGTCCACGGCGTCTGCCACTCCCTCCGCGTGCCCCTCCCTTCCCTTGGGATCCGAGGAGACCCTCCAGACCTTGGAGACGCTCGTGCTGCCCAAGTTAACTGTCCCCGAGGCCCCAGCACCTTTGCCAAGCTTAACCAGCAGCTTCACCCCCACCCCGCCCATGTCCTCGGTGTCCCCCACCCTGCAGGTGCCCTCCACGCCCCCGTCGCCGCCCCTGAGCTCCAACCCCGACCTGGACATTGACACGGACATCGAGTCGGTGGCCTcgcagcagctggagcaggtgcAGGGCCTGCAGCACCAATCCCCTGAGCCCAAAGAGCAGGACTCctctgtgctggagaaggagtTTGCCAACCAGCTCTCCaggtcaaaaaaacccaaagggcTGGAGTTGGCTCCTACTCTCGTCATTACAGGCAGTGATCCAAGCCCTCTGGGCATCCTGAGCCCTTCCCTCCCAACGGCTTCTCTTACTCCAGCACTTTTCTCCCAG ACTCCCATCCTGCTGActcccagccctctgctctccagcatcCACTTCTGGAGTACCCTGAGCCCGGTGGCTCCTCTCAGTCCTGCCAGGTTGCAAGGTGCTAATACCCTCTTTCAG